From one Balaenoptera acutorostrata chromosome 6, mBalAcu1.1, whole genome shotgun sequence genomic stretch:
- the NOL8 gene encoding nucleolar protein 8 — protein sequence MKANRETKRLFVGGLGQNISEADLQNQFSRFGEVSDVEIITRKDDQGNPQKVFAYVNIRVAEADLKKCMSVLNKTKWKGGTLQVQLAKESFLHRLAQERKEAKAKKGKSTTSNTNLLQKMGVVDFHVKAVPGTEVPGHKNWVVSKFGRVLPVLHLKNQHKRKIIKYDPSKYCHNLKKIGEDFTNAIPISSLTWELEGGNDPVSKKRRGEFSDFHSPAKKIIKVQKNEGSTASLALRPKPSSIMGSTHLIQQQAAQNTPHNSITPKSPCVPDSDSQKLKNVFFQMSDLETTKKRNSMSDDDIDSEDELRLMIAREENLEETTWSSINGSENDPFEVVRDDFKSHFHKFHTSTGLGIKNNVFCLSSEDNVMGNDCDSDSGDTDEIIAMKKNSDKIKNSVEFSQTEKSMHKKTYLKNRKKCDLSVDCIKVQKRKNKEIALSHRIKPLSCESPIESSSSEDADSVSESTESEGDKEYNTMMKNCLHMNLTLADLEQLAGSNQEAPKEDTENNGRKTTAKSDRASKSHRTPGGLHKGQQCIHPEEIVASLLEGKENTHGKQEPKENTLKPKFQAFKGVGCLYGKESVKKSLKESVASNNINEDHKSLKLEDPRNMSMKKWSLYANGPSSKLTLFQHAKKANDSNQIQPQKRQSAFESQAHKVVFPSSSEKGNGNPISSLLPLKDKKSLSLGAKTPRRGFDEDCCRRTGKSGESSEKRLDLCSRKAPEKSPEVSSRRDPQGSKTDFPLSVNSSSDVNAKDKHAEDNQKRLAALEARQKAKEVQKKLVHNALANLDGYSEDKPMHIIFGSNSESETEETSTQEQNHPGEEPVKEAMGGASGKLFDSSDDEESGSEDDSNRFRIKPQFEGRAGQKLMDLQSHFGTDDRFRMDSRFLESDSEEEQEEINEKKTAEEEELAAEKLKALNVVQSVLHINLSSSTSKGSVAAKKFKDIIRYDPTRHDHATYERKRDDKPKESKAKRKKKREEAEKLPEVSKEMYYNIATDLKQIFQSTKDTIEKEDNTPWNEDSDGEKAEVVQDPTALMTGDEQPSGFTFSFFDSYTKNVKEETYRVEAVKPGKIAWQGDPRFQDSSSEEEDVTEETDDKKPSPGEVSLPEKETTRFFFFSKNDERLHGSDLFWRGVGSNISRNSWEARTNSLRMDCRKKHKDAKRRVKPK from the exons ATGAAAGCCAACAGAGAAACGAAGCGCCTTTTTGTGGGTGGCCTTGGCCAGAATATTTCTGAGGCAGACCTACAAAATCAGTTCAGCAGATTTGGAGAAGTTTCTGATGTGGAAATCATCACTCGGAAAGATGACCAAG gaaaccCACAGAAAGTCTTTGCATATGTCAACATCAGAGTAGCAGAAGCAGACCTGAAAAAAT GTATGtctgttttaaataaaacaaaatggaaaggtgGAACACTACAAGTTCAGCTAGCAAAGGAAAGTTTTTTGCACAG ATTGGCCcaggagagaaaagaagcaaaagcaaagaaaggaaaatcaacaaCAAGCAACACCAACTTGTTACAAAAGATGGGAGTGGTGGATTTCCATGTGAAAGCTGTGCCAGGGACAGAAGTACCAGGGCACAAA aattggGTTGTGAGTAAATTTGGAAGAGTCTTACCTGTCCTTCACCTAAAGAATCAACATAAACGTAAAAT CATAAAGTATGATCCCTCAAAATACTGCCACAACCTAAAGAAAATAGGGGAGGATTTCACAAATGCTATCCCTATATCCAGCCTCACTTGGGAATTGGAAGGAGGGAATGATCCTGTGAGTAAGAAACGACGAGGAGAATTCTCTGACTTTCACAGCCCTGCCAAGAAGATAATAAAAGTGCAGAAGAATGAGGGTTCCACTGCATCTCTGGCTTTGAGACCAAAACCTAGTAGCATAATGGGGAGTACACATTTAATACAACAACAGGCTGCACAAAATACACCTCATAATTCCATTACTCCTAAATCACCCTGTGTACCTGATTCTGATAGTCAgaaacttaaaaatgtattttttcagatgtCTGACTTAGAAACTACCAAAAAGAGAAATAGCATGTCTGATGATGATATTGATTCTGAAGATGAATTAAGACTAATGATTGCAAGAGAGGAAAACCTAGAGGAAACTACATGGTCCTCAATAAATGGATCTGAAAATGATCCCTTTGAAGTTGTAAGAGAtgattttaaatcacattttcacAAATTTCACACTTCAACAGGTTTAGGCATCAAAAATAATGTCTTTTGCCTCAGTAGTGAAGATAATGTTATGGGAAATGATTGTGACTCTGATTCAGGAGATACAGATGAAATcattgcaatgaaaaaaaattctgataagATCAAAAACAGTGTAGAATTTTCACAAACAGAAAAGTCTATGCacaagaaaacttatttgaaaaatagaaaaaaatgtgatcTTTCTGTTGATTGTattaaagtacaaaaaagaaaaaacaaagagatagCCCTCAGTCACAGAATTAAGCCTCTTAGTTGTGAATCTCCGATTGAGTCCAGTAGCAGTGAAGATGCTGATTCTGTATCAGAATCAACCGAGTCTGAAGGAGATAAGGAGTATAACACCATGATGAAAAACTGTCTCCATATGAATCTCACTTTAGCTGATTTGGAACAGTTGGCTGGCAGTAACCAGGAGGCGCCAAAAGAGGATACTGAGAACAATGGCCGGAAAACCACTGCCAAGTCTGACAGGGCCTCCAAGAGCCACAGAACTCCAGGTGGCCTCCACAAAGGCCAACAGTGTATTCATCCTGAGGAGATTGTGGCTTCCCttttagaaggaaaagagaacacGCATGGAAAACAGGAACCAAAGGAAAATACCTTAAAGCCAAAATTCCAGGCTTTCAAGGGAGTAGGCTGTCTCTATGGAAAGGAATCAGTGAAAAAATCCTTGAAAGAGAGTGTTGCCTCTAACAATATTAATGAAGATCATAAATCCTTGAAACTTGAGGATCCCAGGAACATGTCCATGAAAAAATGGTCCTTGTACGCTAATGGCCCATCAAGTAAACTGACTCTTTTCCAACATGCAAAGAAGGCAAATGACTCAAACCAAATTCAGCCTCAAAAGAGACAGTCTGCTTTTGAGAGCCAGGCTCACAAGGTGGTATTCCCTAGCAGTTCAgaaaagggaaatggaaatcCTATTTCTAGTCTGTTGCCACTAAAAGATAAGAAATCTTTGAGTCTTGGTGCTAAGACTCCCAGGAGAGGCTTTGATGAAGACTGTTGCCGCAGGACTGGAAAGTCAGGAGAGAGCTCCGAAAAGAGGCTTGATCTGTGCAGCCGCAAGGCCCCTGAGAAATCACCAGAGGTCTCCTCCAGGAGAGACCCTCAGGGAAGCAAAACTGACTTCCCACTTTCTGTTAATAGTTCATCAGATGTTAATGCTAAGGATAAGCACGCTGAAGATAATCAGAAGCGTTTGGCAGCCTTAGAGGCAAGGCAGAAAGCAAAAGAAGTACAAAAGAAGTTGGTTCACAATGCTCTGGCAAATTTG GATGGTTATTCAGAGGACAAGCCAATGCACATCATCTTTGGTTCCAACAGTGAAAGTGAAACAGAGGAGACATCCACTCAGGAGCAAAACCATCCAGGAGAGGAACCAGTAAAA GAAGCCATGGGTGGAGCCTCTGGGAAGCTCTTTGACAGCAGCGATGATGAGGAATCTGGTTCCGAAGATGACAGTAACAGGTTCAGAATTAAACCTCAGTTTGAGGGCAGAGCTGGACAGAAG CTTATGGATTTGCAGTCTCACTTTGGCACTGATGACAGATTTCGCATGGACTCCCGATTTCTAGAAAGTGATAGTGAAGAGGAACAGGAAG aaataaatgaaaagaaaactgctGAGGAAGAAGAGCTTGCTGCAGAAAAGTTGAAAGCCCTGAATGTTGTGCAGAGTGTTTTGCACATCAACTTAAGCAGTTCTACAAGCAAAGGATCAGTAGCTGCTAAGAAATTTAA ggacaTCATACGTTACGATCCAACAAGGCATGACCATGCCACTTAcgaaagaaaaagagatgataaACCAAAAGAAAG TAAAGCAAAacgaaagaagaaaagggaggaagctGAGAAGCTACCTGAGGTATCTAAAGAAATGTATTATAACATTGCTAcggatttaaaacaaatattccaATCTACAAAAGATACCATTGAAAAGGAAGACAACACACCTTGGAATGAGGACTCTGATGGAGAGAAAGCCGAAGTAGTCCAGGACCCTACAGCTCTGATGACTGGGGATGAACAGCCCAGCGGGTTCACATTCTCCTTTTTTGATTCATACACTAAAAATGTAAAggaag AGACCTATAGAGTTGAGGCAGTGAAACCTGGGAAGATTGCCTGGCAGGGAGACCCTCGTTTCCAAGACAGCAGTTCAGAAGAGGAAGATGTTACTGAAGAAACAGATGACAAAAAGCCCAGCCCTGG AGAAGTATCATTACCTGAGAAAGAGACcactagatttttctttttctctaagaaTGATGAGAGACTTCATG gTTCTGACTTATTCTGGAGAGGAGTGGGAAGTAATATTAGCAGGAATTCTTGGGAGGCCAGAACAAACAGCTTGCGTATG